A section of the Streptomyces sp. CG1 genome encodes:
- a CDS encoding GNAT family N-acetyltransferase, which translates to MSADMSDVIRAKHGRPVHHWRRDLVELAALFTAVAVADGVANLIGHGPDGPALLVISALVLAATAGFHTWWARRHGHAPPTEDTGARPSAETRSAGPSEQPGEPADAGALWRMRTTVKDEPGSLAALCTALAERHVDILSLQTHPLADGTVDEFLLRAPSALAAAEINRVVSLAGGTSTWIERADAHDLVDAPTRVLGLAARTALDAAELPLALRQLLGRCTIRSLPGRPAGRDRGPQPVPVPVEGVLEDTVMRLRAPEGGVLTVERPYLPFTPTEFARARALVELDNRLGPRIPRGKDVLTLPEGNDITVRRVDTSDLAAAKAMHERCSPRTLDMRYHGPVSDADRYLNHLLSPRFGRTLAAQTASDRIVGLGHLLWDGDETEVALLIEDEWQQRGIGGELLGRLVAMAVEAGCDSVYAVTQASNTGMVTAMRGLGLPLDYQIEEGTLVITARLEAASAGSHGDARTLLGEKVHRD; encoded by the coding sequence ATGAGTGCAGACATGTCTGATGTGATCCGAGCGAAGCACGGTCGGCCCGTGCACCATTGGCGGCGTGATCTCGTGGAACTCGCCGCCCTGTTCACCGCCGTGGCGGTCGCCGACGGAGTGGCGAATCTGATCGGGCACGGCCCCGACGGCCCCGCTCTGCTGGTGATCTCGGCCCTCGTGCTGGCCGCGACCGCCGGCTTCCACACCTGGTGGGCACGGCGCCACGGACACGCACCGCCGACCGAGGATACCGGCGCCCGGCCGTCCGCCGAGACGCGGTCGGCCGGGCCCTCCGAGCAGCCGGGCGAGCCGGCGGACGCCGGTGCCCTGTGGCGGATGCGGACGACGGTCAAGGACGAGCCGGGGTCGCTCGCGGCGCTGTGCACGGCGCTGGCCGAGCGGCACGTCGACATCCTGAGCCTCCAGACGCACCCGCTGGCCGACGGCACCGTGGACGAGTTCCTGCTCCGGGCACCCAGCGCGCTGGCGGCGGCCGAGATCAACCGAGTGGTCTCGCTGGCCGGCGGCACGTCCACCTGGATCGAGCGGGCCGACGCCCACGACCTGGTCGACGCCCCCACCCGGGTGCTCGGCCTGGCCGCGCGCACCGCGCTGGACGCCGCCGAACTGCCCCTGGCACTGCGTCAGTTGCTGGGCCGGTGCACGATCCGCTCGCTGCCCGGGAGGCCGGCCGGCAGGGACCGCGGGCCGCAGCCGGTGCCGGTGCCGGTCGAGGGCGTGCTGGAGGACACCGTGATGCGGCTGCGGGCGCCGGAGGGCGGAGTGCTCACCGTGGAGCGGCCGTATCTGCCGTTCACGCCGACCGAGTTCGCCAGGGCCCGGGCCCTGGTGGAGCTGGACAACCGGCTCGGTCCGCGCATCCCGCGCGGCAAGGACGTGCTGACGCTGCCCGAGGGCAACGACATCACGGTCCGCCGGGTCGACACCTCGGACCTGGCCGCCGCGAAGGCGATGCACGAGCGGTGCTCGCCGCGCACCCTCGACATGCGCTACCACGGCCCGGTCAGCGACGCGGACCGCTATCTGAACCACCTGCTCAGCCCCCGTTTCGGCCGCACACTGGCCGCGCAGACCGCCTCCGACCGCATAGTCGGCCTCGGGCATCTGCTGTGGGACGGCGACGAGACCGAGGTCGCGCTGCTGATCGAGGACGAATGGCAGCAGCGCGGCATCGGTGGCGAGCTGCTCGGCCGGCTCGTGGCCATGGCCGTGGAAGCCGGCTGCGACAGCGTGTACGCCGTGACGCAGGCCTCCAACACGGGCATGGTCACCGCGATGCGCGGCCTCGGGCTGCCACTGGACTACCAGATCGAGGAGGGCACGCTGGTGATCACGGCCCGCCTGGAGGCAGCCTCGGCCGGCTCCCACGGGGACGCCCGTACGCTGCTGGGTGAGAAGGTCCACCGCGACTGA
- a CDS encoding PLP-dependent aspartate aminotransferase family protein: protein MDTATTGAYDGVRTASRALATEAVHAGRDDLARQGLHAPPIDLSTTYPSYDSRAEAARIDAFATDGADPVGPPVYGRLGNPTVARFETALARLEGTESAVAFASGMAALSAVLLARSSLGLRHVVAVRPLYGCSDHLLTAGLLGTEVTWTDPAGIADAVRPDTGLVMVESPANPTLAELDLRAIAHACGSVPLLADNTFATPVLQRPAEHGARMVLHSATKYLGGHGDVLAGVVACDEEFAGRLRQIRFATGGVLHPLAGYLLLRGLSTLPVRVRAASANAAELARRLAADPRVARVHYPRLGGAMIAFEVYGDPHEVISRVRLVTPAVSLGSVDTLIQHPASISHRIVDAGDRRGAGVSDRLLRLSVGLEDVDDLWADLDQALGAPPEGQPVGCAESGTAPLPQGRGGTPSTAVVAECRCGGVL, encoded by the coding sequence ATGGACACAGCGACCACCGGTGCCTACGACGGCGTACGCACCGCATCGAGAGCCCTCGCCACCGAGGCCGTGCACGCCGGACGCGACGATCTCGCCCGCCAGGGCCTGCACGCCCCGCCGATCGACCTGTCCACGACCTACCCCTCCTACGACAGCCGGGCCGAGGCCGCCCGTATCGACGCCTTCGCCACCGACGGCGCCGACCCGGTCGGACCGCCCGTCTACGGCCGCCTCGGCAACCCCACGGTCGCCCGCTTCGAGACCGCTCTCGCCCGCCTGGAGGGCACCGAGTCCGCGGTCGCCTTCGCCAGCGGCATGGCGGCGCTCAGCGCCGTCCTGCTGGCTCGCTCCTCCCTGGGCCTGCGCCATGTGGTCGCGGTACGGCCCCTGTACGGCTGCAGCGACCATCTGCTCACCGCCGGGCTGCTCGGCACCGAGGTCACCTGGACCGATCCGGCCGGCATCGCCGACGCGGTGCGCCCGGACACCGGCCTGGTCATGGTCGAGTCCCCGGCCAACCCGACCCTCGCCGAGCTGGACCTGCGGGCCATCGCGCACGCCTGCGGCTCGGTCCCGCTGCTCGCCGACAACACCTTCGCCACACCCGTACTGCAACGACCGGCCGAGCACGGCGCCCGTATGGTGCTGCACAGCGCGACCAAGTACCTCGGCGGGCACGGCGATGTCCTCGCCGGAGTGGTCGCCTGCGACGAGGAGTTCGCGGGCCGGCTCCGCCAGATACGGTTCGCCACCGGCGGTGTGCTGCATCCGCTGGCCGGCTATCTGCTGCTGCGCGGGCTGTCCACCCTGCCGGTGCGGGTGCGGGCGGCCTCCGCGAACGCCGCCGAACTGGCTCGCCGGCTCGCCGCCGACCCGCGCGTGGCCCGCGTCCACTACCCACGGCTCGGCGGCGCGATGATCGCCTTCGAGGTGTACGGCGACCCCCACGAGGTCATCTCCCGGGTCCGGCTCGTCACCCCGGCGGTCAGCCTCGGCAGCGTCGACACGCTCATCCAGCACCCCGCCTCCATCAGCCACCGCATCGTCGACGCCGGCGACCGGCGCGGGGCCGGGGTGAGCGATCGGTTGCTGCGGTTGTCGGTAGGTCTGGAGGACGTGGACGATCTGTGGGCGGATCTGGACCAAGCGCTGGGCGCTCCGCCGGAGGGCCAGCCGGTGGGTTGCGCCGAGTCGGGCACCGCCCCACTGCCTCAAGGGCGTGGTGGGACCCCCAGCACCGCCGTCGTGGCTGAGTGCCGTTGCGGCGGAGTCCTCTGA
- a CDS encoding Lrp/AsnC family transcriptional regulator, with the protein MAESVVLDPVDLHLLRLLQNDARTTYRDLAEQVGVAPSTCLDRVTRLRRSGVILGHQLRLDPAKLGRGLQALLLVQVRPHRRELVGPFVERIRALPEARTVFHLTGPDDYLVHVAVADMADLQRLVLDEFTARREVARVETRLIFQQWECGPLLPPGHAQS; encoded by the coding sequence GTGGCCGAATCTGTCGTACTGGATCCGGTTGATCTTCATCTGCTGCGGCTGCTGCAGAACGACGCCCGGACCACTTACCGCGACCTTGCCGAGCAGGTCGGCGTGGCGCCGTCGACCTGTCTGGACCGGGTGACGCGGCTGCGCCGCTCGGGCGTGATCCTCGGGCATCAGCTGCGGCTGGATCCGGCCAAGCTGGGGCGCGGGCTGCAGGCGCTGCTGCTGGTGCAGGTCAGGCCGCACCGGCGGGAACTGGTCGGTCCGTTCGTCGAGCGGATCCGGGCGCTGCCGGAGGCACGGACGGTGTTCCATCTGACGGGGCCGGACGACTATCTGGTGCACGTGGCCGTCGCGGACATGGCCGATCTGCAGCGGCTGGTGCTCGACGAGTTCACCGCGCGGCGCGAGGTGGCACGGGTCGAGACCCGGTTGATCTTCCAGCAGTGGGAGTGCGGTCCGCTGCTGCCTCCCGGCCACGCCCAGAGCTGA
- a CDS encoding DUF885 domain-containing protein, whose product MSETKSPLPRQVADAYVDDLIALDPVTGTYLGVKESSSRLPDYSPAGQTALAELARTTLAKLDEAEGQPGADSDVERRCGRLLRERLTAELAVHEADEHLRAVGNMSTPGHSVRDVFTVTPAQTDEDWAAIAERLRAVPGALAGYRESLQLGLDRKLFAAPRPTATYIQQLTEWTDTDGQGRGWYEDFAAAGPEALRAELDEAARAATGALVELRDWLRDVYAPAIEGAPNTVGRERYARWSRYFNGTDLDLDEAYAYGWAEFHRILGEMKQEAEKILPGAETPWVALAHLDEHGRHIEGVEEVREWLQGLMDKAIEDLDGTHFELAERVRKVESRIAPPGGAAAPYYTAPSEDFSRPGRTWLPTMGQTRFPVYDLVSTWYHEGVPGHHLQLAQWAHVAENLSRYQATIGGVSANAEGWALYAERLMDELGYLTNPEERIGYLDAQMMRAARVIVDIGMHLELEIPADSPFHPGERWTPELAQEFFGSHSSRPADFVESELTRYLTIPGQAIGYKLGERAWLLGRENARKRHGDAFDLKAWHMAALSQGSLGLDDLVDELSQL is encoded by the coding sequence ATGTCTGAGACGAAGAGCCCGCTGCCCCGTCAGGTCGCCGACGCGTACGTGGACGACCTCATCGCCCTCGACCCGGTCACCGGCACCTACCTCGGTGTGAAGGAGAGTTCGAGCCGGCTGCCCGACTACTCGCCCGCGGGCCAGACGGCCCTGGCGGAGCTGGCCCGGACCACCCTCGCGAAGCTGGACGAGGCGGAGGGGCAGCCGGGTGCGGACAGTGACGTGGAGCGGCGCTGCGGGCGGCTGCTGCGGGAGCGGCTGACCGCCGAACTCGCTGTGCACGAGGCGGACGAGCACCTGCGCGCGGTCGGCAACATGAGCACACCGGGCCACTCGGTGCGGGACGTCTTCACGGTCACCCCGGCGCAGACGGACGAGGACTGGGCGGCGATCGCCGAGCGGCTGCGCGCGGTGCCTGGCGCGCTCGCGGGCTACCGTGAGTCGCTGCAACTGGGCCTGGACCGCAAGCTGTTCGCGGCGCCGCGGCCCACGGCGACGTACATCCAGCAGCTCACCGAGTGGACGGACACGGACGGCCAGGGCCGCGGCTGGTACGAGGACTTCGCCGCCGCAGGTCCCGAGGCGCTGCGCGCGGAGCTGGACGAGGCGGCCCGCGCGGCGACCGGCGCGCTGGTCGAGCTGCGGGACTGGCTGCGGGACGTGTACGCGCCGGCGATCGAGGGCGCCCCGAACACGGTGGGCCGCGAGCGGTACGCGCGCTGGTCCCGCTACTTCAACGGCACCGATCTGGACCTGGACGAGGCGTACGCGTACGGCTGGGCGGAGTTCCACCGGATCCTCGGCGAGATGAAGCAGGAGGCGGAGAAGATCCTGCCCGGCGCCGAGACCCCCTGGGTGGCGCTCGCGCACCTCGACGAGCACGGCCGCCACATCGAGGGCGTGGAAGAGGTCCGGGAGTGGCTGCAGGGCCTGATGGACAAGGCCATCGAGGACCTGGACGGCACGCACTTCGAACTCGCGGAGCGGGTGCGGAAGGTGGAGTCGCGCATCGCGCCGCCCGGCGGTGCCGCGGCCCCCTACTACACGGCGCCGTCGGAGGACTTCTCCCGCCCGGGCCGCACCTGGCTGCCGACGATGGGCCAGACCCGGTTCCCGGTCTACGACCTCGTCTCGACCTGGTACCACGAGGGCGTGCCCGGGCATCACCTCCAGCTCGCGCAGTGGGCGCACGTGGCCGAGAACCTCTCCCGCTACCAGGCGACGATCGGCGGGGTCAGCGCCAACGCCGAGGGCTGGGCGCTGTACGCGGAGCGGCTGATGGACGAGCTGGGCTACCTCACCAATCCCGAGGAGCGGATCGGCTACCTGGACGCGCAGATGATGCGGGCGGCCCGGGTGATCGTGGACATCGGCATGCATCTGGAGCTGGAGATCCCCGCCGACTCGCCGTTCCACCCAGGTGAGCGGTGGACGCCGGAGCTGGCGCAGGAGTTCTTCGGCTCGCACAGCAGCCGGCCGGCGGACTTCGTGGAGAGCGAGCTGACCCGGTACCTGACGATTCCGGGCCAGGCGATCGGCTACAAGCTCGGTGAACGGGCGTGGCTGCTGGGCCGGGAGAACGCCCGCAAGCGGCACGGTGACGCCTTCGACCTGAAGGCGTGGCACATGGCGGCCCTGTCCCAGGGCTCGCTGGGCCTGGACGACCTGGTGGACGAACTGTCCCAGCTCTGA
- a CDS encoding SDR family oxidoreductase, whose translation MPSPVRPAPEDLRRDPLPLRGRTALVTGASRRAGIGHAVARRLVAYGASVYLHHHVAHDRAMPWGADSMEAVVGSVREVVGDPGARVVSGPGDLADAAEPARLIDTVVGEFGRLDILVANHALSGADGTLDEIDASMLDAHWAVDTRSVLLLVQAYARARAALPDGVPGGRVVLMTSGQDIAGGMPGEIAYALQKGALASVTRSLAGPLAEHGITVNAVNPGPVDTGYATGEVHAAVAARFPGGRWGLPDDPARLIAWLATDEAGWITGEVINSEGGFRR comes from the coding sequence ATGCCATCCCCTGTGCGCCCGGCCCCGGAAGACCTGCGTCGTGACCCGCTGCCTCTGCGCGGTCGTACCGCCCTCGTGACCGGTGCGAGTCGGCGTGCCGGGATCGGGCATGCCGTGGCGAGGCGGCTGGTCGCGTATGGGGCGAGCGTGTATCTGCATCATCATGTGGCGCACGACAGGGCCATGCCGTGGGGTGCCGACAGCATGGAGGCGGTCGTCGGTTCGGTGCGTGAGGTCGTGGGGGATCCCGGGGCGCGGGTCGTGTCGGGACCCGGTGATCTGGCCGACGCGGCCGAACCGGCACGGCTGATCGACACCGTCGTCGGTGAGTTCGGCCGACTGGACATCCTCGTCGCCAATCACGCCCTCAGCGGTGCGGACGGCACCCTGGACGAGATCGACGCCTCGATGCTCGACGCGCACTGGGCGGTCGACACCCGCTCGGTCCTGCTGCTCGTGCAGGCCTACGCCCGAGCGCGCGCCGCACTGCCCGACGGCGTCCCCGGTGGGCGTGTGGTGCTGATGACCTCGGGGCAGGACATCGCCGGCGGTATGCCGGGCGAGATCGCCTACGCCCTCCAGAAGGGCGCCCTCGCCTCGGTCACCCGATCCCTGGCCGGTCCGCTCGCCGAGCACGGCATCACGGTGAACGCCGTCAACCCGGGCCCGGTGGACACCGGTTACGCGACCGGCGAGGTCCACGCGGCCGTGGCCGCGCGGTTCCCCGGCGGACGCTGGGGCCTCCCCGACGATCCGGCCCGTCTCATCGCCTGGCTGGCGACGGATGAGGCCGGGTGGATCACCGGGGAGGTCATCAACTCGGAGGGCGGCTTCCGGCGTTGA
- a CDS encoding ferredoxin, with product MRLVVDLNKCQGYAQCAFLAPDVFAMHGEESLVYNPHAPEEQRERLARAVAACPVQAITADGLDGAGEQGTGSAQEARDAR from the coding sequence ATGCGGCTCGTCGTCGATCTCAACAAATGTCAGGGGTACGCCCAGTGCGCGTTCCTCGCTCCCGATGTCTTCGCCATGCACGGCGAGGAGTCACTGGTCTACAACCCGCACGCGCCCGAGGAACAGCGCGAGCGGCTGGCCCGGGCCGTCGCGGCCTGCCCGGTACAGGCGATCACGGCGGACGGCCTGGACGGCGCGGGTGAGCAGGGCACCGGCTCCGCTCAGGAGGCGCGCGATGCCCGCTGA
- a CDS encoding NAD(P)/FAD-dependent oxidoreductase — protein MPADHVDWLRREGRIVIVGASLAGLRAAETLRAEGFAGELTLIGDEPYEPYDRPPLSKSVLLGKASPHRTELPHRREIDAKWRLGVAATGLDLSAKRVKLADGDEVEYDRLLIATGVRARPWLKADEARLDGVCLLRTRDDAADLYQRLKAGPRRVFVIGAGFAGSEVASACREMGVPVTVAERAGAPLVGALGGVIGAVAADLQTENGVDLRPHVTVTSLEGDPVGRVRAVHLSDESVVEVDVVVVSLGSVRNTDWLTGSGLGAGPRGIACDAGCRAFDFRGIVTDDVFVAGDVARSPHALFGYQFLSLEHWGNAVAQAETAAHNMICHGADRRPHLWMPAFWSSMFGVNIKSVGVPPMGDQLMITQGSLAERRFVGVYGYQGRVIAAVSFDNTRWLEFYARQIERGAPFPVEFPTMDRRPEGRQPVAADFPDPSLPTHGPTVTLTGYSPADQQLVFHPARH, from the coding sequence ATGCCCGCTGACCATGTCGACTGGCTCAGGCGCGAGGGCCGGATCGTGATCGTCGGCGCCTCGCTGGCGGGTCTGCGGGCCGCCGAGACCCTGCGTGCGGAGGGCTTCGCCGGTGAGCTGACCCTGATCGGTGACGAGCCGTACGAGCCGTACGACCGGCCGCCGCTGTCCAAGTCGGTCCTGCTGGGCAAGGCGTCCCCGCACCGGACCGAGCTGCCGCACCGCCGGGAGATCGACGCCAAGTGGCGGCTCGGCGTCGCGGCGACCGGTCTGGATCTGTCGGCCAAACGGGTCAAGCTGGCCGACGGGGACGAGGTGGAGTACGACCGGCTGCTCATCGCGACCGGGGTGCGCGCCCGGCCCTGGCTGAAGGCGGACGAGGCCCGGCTGGACGGCGTCTGTCTGCTGCGCACGCGGGACGACGCGGCCGATCTGTACCAGCGGCTCAAGGCGGGGCCGCGCCGGGTGTTCGTGATCGGCGCCGGGTTCGCCGGTTCGGAGGTCGCCTCGGCATGCCGGGAGATGGGCGTCCCCGTGACCGTGGCGGAGCGCGCGGGGGCGCCGCTGGTGGGTGCGCTCGGCGGGGTGATCGGCGCGGTCGCCGCCGATCTGCAGACCGAGAACGGCGTGGATCTGCGCCCCCATGTCACGGTGACCTCGCTGGAGGGCGACCCGGTCGGCAGGGTGCGTGCCGTCCATCTGTCCGACGAGAGTGTCGTCGAGGTGGACGTGGTCGTGGTCTCGCTGGGCTCGGTGCGCAACACCGACTGGCTGACCGGGTCGGGGCTGGGTGCCGGGCCCCGGGGCATCGCCTGTGACGCGGGCTGCCGTGCCTTCGACTTCCGGGGCATCGTCACCGACGACGTGTTCGTCGCGGGCGATGTCGCGCGTTCCCCGCACGCGCTGTTCGGCTATCAGTTCCTCTCGCTGGAGCACTGGGGCAACGCCGTCGCCCAGGCGGAGACGGCCGCGCACAACATGATCTGCCACGGCGCCGACCGGCGCCCGCATCTGTGGATGCCCGCCTTCTGGTCGTCGATGTTCGGTGTGAACATCAAGTCGGTCGGGGTGCCGCCCATGGGTGACCAGCTCATGATCACGCAGGGTTCGCTGGCCGAACGCCGGTTCGTCGGCGTGTACGGCTACCAGGGACGCGTCATCGCCGCCGTGAGCTTCGACAACACCCGGTGGCTGGAGTTCTATGCGCGGCAGATCGAACGGGGCGCGCCGTTCCCGGTGGAGTTCCCGACGATGGACCGGCGTCCCGAGGGCCGGCAACCGGTGGCGGCGGACTTCCCCGACCCGTCCCTGCCGACGCACGGCCCGACCGTGACCCTCACCGGTTACTCACCGGCCGACCAACAGCTGGTCTTCCACCCGGCGCGGCACTGA
- a CDS encoding cytochrome P450 — protein MTQAPLFHQITDFANRANPYPLYEELRKNPVLHEEEGGPYVFSSYWDIEALLHDPRISSDAANLAAGDDELSGPEATGLPPSFIRLDPPEHDRLRRIANSSFGPPHRPRRIDNMRGELGEIVTGLIDGFGDARQIDLVDQFAYPFPVTVICRLLGVPREDEPRFRAWVDPIVAGLDPDSRTSAESQRTAQEARLQLGMYLNGLVEQRAKEPRDDMLSDLVNSHGPDGAMTTMEVLSTAVLLLIAGHETTVNLITNGMLTLLRHPDILQRLSQDPGLSVKIVEELLRYEPPVQIVPQRTNITDIEVRGVTIPKGSRIWLVLAAGNRDPERFTDPERFDPDRGDIQHLGFGSGIHSCFGAPLARLETQIALSELARRLENPRLVADPPPYRQNAVLRGPRHLEIAFDGLRQAA, from the coding sequence ATGACGCAAGCCCCGCTGTTCCACCAGATCACCGACTTCGCCAACCGTGCCAACCCGTACCCGCTGTACGAGGAGCTGCGCAAGAATCCGGTCCTGCACGAGGAGGAGGGCGGCCCGTACGTCTTCAGCTCGTACTGGGACATCGAGGCGCTGCTCCACGATCCGCGGATCAGCTCCGACGCCGCCAATCTGGCCGCCGGGGACGACGAGCTGTCCGGGCCGGAGGCGACGGGGCTGCCTCCGAGCTTCATCCGACTCGACCCGCCGGAGCACGACCGGCTGCGGAGGATCGCCAACAGCTCCTTCGGGCCACCGCACCGGCCGCGCCGGATCGACAACATGCGGGGCGAGCTGGGTGAGATCGTCACCGGGCTGATCGACGGCTTCGGGGACGCGCGGCAGATCGACCTGGTGGACCAGTTCGCGTACCCCTTCCCGGTGACGGTGATCTGCCGGCTGCTCGGTGTGCCGCGCGAGGACGAGCCCCGCTTCCGTGCCTGGGTCGACCCGATCGTCGCCGGCCTGGACCCCGACTCCCGCACGAGCGCGGAGTCCCAGCGGACGGCGCAGGAGGCGCGGTTGCAGCTCGGCATGTACCTGAATGGGCTGGTTGAGCAGCGCGCCAAGGAACCTCGCGACGACATGCTCTCCGACCTGGTGAACAGTCACGGTCCGGACGGCGCCATGACGACGATGGAAGTACTCAGCACAGCGGTACTGCTCCTCATCGCGGGCCACGAGACGACCGTCAACCTCATCACCAACGGCATGCTCACCCTGCTGCGCCACCCGGACATCCTGCAGCGCCTGAGCCAGGACCCGGGCCTGTCGGTGAAGATCGTGGAGGAACTGCTGCGCTACGAGCCGCCCGTGCAGATCGTGCCGCAGCGCACCAACATCACCGACATCGAGGTGCGCGGCGTCACGATCCCCAAGGGCTCGCGGATCTGGCTGGTCCTGGCCGCGGGCAACCGCGACCCCGAGCGGTTCACGGACCCCGAGCGCTTCGACCCGGACCGCGGTGACATCCAGCATCTCGGTTTCGGCAGCGGCATCCACAGCTGCTTCGGCGCTCCGCTGGCCCGGCTGGAGACCCAGATCGCGCTGTCCGAGCTGGCCCGGCGGCTGGAGAATCCCCGGCTGGTGGCGGATCCGCCGCCGTACCGGCAGAACGCGGTGCTGCGCGGCCCCCGGCATCTGGAGATCGCCTTCGACGGGTTGCGTCAGGCCGCGTGA
- a CDS encoding immunity 21 family protein codes for MARYADPGALEWVESGGGPLIAVPETVLPFWAGADSEELDTDYDRACEVDGYVGLLPVGDSAALVFGDEPASTSFLPDHATFVRWSAANSEAELLATVPAALDTAAWGSEVHWRVPGPVLLFDSAWPGQAAGRTEHLRVPLEAGTYAVRAAYVQPGPETWVGLVRLTRLAG; via the coding sequence ATGGCTCGATACGCGGATCCAGGCGCGCTGGAGTGGGTGGAATCGGGCGGCGGCCCGCTCATAGCCGTCCCGGAGACGGTGCTGCCGTTCTGGGCGGGCGCCGACAGCGAGGAACTCGACACCGACTACGACCGGGCGTGCGAGGTCGACGGGTACGTCGGCCTGCTGCCCGTCGGTGACAGCGCGGCCCTGGTGTTCGGCGACGAGCCCGCCTCCACCTCGTTCCTGCCGGACCACGCCACCTTCGTACGGTGGTCCGCGGCGAACTCCGAGGCGGAACTGCTCGCCACCGTCCCCGCCGCCCTCGACACGGCGGCATGGGGGAGCGAGGTGCACTGGCGGGTGCCCGGCCCGGTGCTGCTGTTCGACTCGGCCTGGCCCGGTCAGGCGGCCGGCCGCACCGAACACCTCCGGGTGCCGCTGGAGGCGGGCACGTACGCGGTGCGGGCCGCGTATGTGCAGCCGGGGCCGGAGACCTGGGTCGGGCTGGTGCGGCTCACCCGGCTCGCCGGCTGA
- a CDS encoding rhodanese-like domain-containing protein, which produces MITKTTQTSAHPVLRVAPAAPAEAAAYFRASLAFHADVSDVAAALAAGGDPGFAVVDTRSTESWDQGHIPGAVHLPTALIPEQAEQLLDRSVPVVTYCWGPGCNGATRAALALAELGYQVKEMLGGFEYWAREGFAYETWQGPARRDADPLTAPLEGECGC; this is translated from the coding sequence ATGATCACCAAGACCACCCAGACCTCCGCGCATCCCGTCCTGCGGGTCGCCCCCGCCGCTCCCGCCGAGGCCGCCGCCTACTTCCGGGCGAGCCTGGCCTTCCACGCCGACGTCTCCGACGTGGCCGCCGCACTCGCGGCCGGCGGAGACCCCGGCTTCGCCGTCGTCGACACCCGCTCGACCGAGTCCTGGGACCAGGGACACATCCCCGGCGCCGTCCACCTGCCCACCGCGCTCATCCCCGAGCAGGCCGAGCAACTCCTCGACAGGTCCGTGCCGGTGGTGACGTACTGCTGGGGCCCCGGCTGCAACGGCGCCACCCGCGCCGCGCTCGCCCTCGCCGAACTCGGCTACCAGGTCAAGGAGATGCTCGGCGGCTTCGAGTACTGGGCCCGCGAGGGCTTCGCCTACGAGACCTGGCAGGGCCCCGCCCGCCGCGACGCCGACCCGCTGACCGCGCCCCTCGAAGGCGAGTGCGGCTGCTGA
- a CDS encoding Lrp/AsnC family transcriptional regulator: MTVYSPDATDWRILEVLQREGRASYAELARAVSMSPSAVTERVRRLEEAGVIQGYAAVVAPERLGLPILAFVRLRYPNGNYKPFHDLVAATPEILEAHHVTGDDCFVIKVAARSMAHLEEISGRIGALGSVTTSVVYSSPLPRRALGR, encoded by the coding sequence ATGACCGTGTATTCCCCGGACGCCACCGACTGGCGCATTCTCGAGGTCCTCCAGCGGGAGGGCCGGGCCAGCTATGCCGAGCTGGCGCGTGCCGTCTCCATGTCGCCGAGCGCCGTGACCGAGCGGGTCAGGCGGCTGGAGGAGGCCGGCGTGATCCAGGGGTACGCGGCGGTCGTCGCCCCCGAGCGGCTCGGGCTGCCGATCCTGGCGTTCGTACGGCTGCGGTATCCGAACGGCAACTACAAGCCGTTCCACGACCTGGTGGCCGCGACGCCCGAGATCCTGGAGGCGCACCATGTCACGGGCGACGACTGTTTCGTCATCAAGGTCGCCGCGCGGTCCATGGCGCATCTGGAGGAGATCTCCGGGAGGATCGGCGCGCTGGGCTCCGTGACCACCAGCGTCGTGTACTCCTCCCCCCTGCCCCGACGCGCGCTGGGCCGCTGA